CACGGTACCAGTAAAATGCTAGAGGGCTACCTTAGGCCTGGAGCTGAAGTTGTGATAATAGACGATGTTGCCACAACCGGTGGTTCAATAGTTGAGGCTGTAGAAGCGGTAAGGAGCAATGGAGGCGTGGTGAATAACGCAATAGTTCTCATAGACAGGTTAGAAGGCGCATCACAAATATTGAAGCAGAATGGTGTTAAGCTGATTTCTGTTGCAAAAATAAGCGAAATAGTGAATACGCTGTTCGATATGGGCGCTCTTGAAGAGGAGGTATTAAGTGCTGTAAAGAAACAGATTACGGAGAATGTTTAGCTCTCGTATATCATCAAACCTTTATCTTCGAGAAGTGTATGGAGAGTTTGAACCGCTCTGTAAACTTCGCTCTCCTTCTTAGCACCAGTGCATACTAACTTGCCACTTGCGAACAGCAGTATAACCGTCTTCGGATCAAGCATCCTGTGTATAAGTCCTGGGAACTGCTCTGGTTCGTACATGCTTCTTGGCAATACCCTAGCAGCAAGTTCAAGGTGTATCTTACCGCCCAAACTTGCCGATGCGACTATGTTCTGTATCTCAATCGAGGGTTCGTTTTCTATTGGAATACCTCCTTTCTTCAACTTCTGGACCACACTCTTTACAGCCTTGATAGATTGGTCCTCAGATTTGGCACCTGTGCAAACCATCTTACCAGAACTAAAGATCAACGTTGCCGTTTTTGGTGATTTTAACCTGAAAACTAAACCAGGAAACTGGTCGGGGTGATATT
The Nitrososphaerales archaeon DNA segment above includes these coding regions:
- the pyrE gene encoding orotate phosphoribosyltransferase, with product MDFVKEIATFLVKSNALQFGVFKLSSGKESPYYIDLRILPSFPQYFRYTIAAYKKALENIGFDKFDYLCSLPTSGLVYASSLSYVVGKPLVYVRKEAKEHGTSKMLEGYLRPGAEVVIIDDVATTGGSIVEAVEAVRSNGGVVNNAIVLIDRLEGASQILKQNGVKLISVAKISEIVNTLFDMGALEEEVLSAVKKQITENV
- a CDS encoding TATA-box-binding protein, producing MPQTKPIISIENVVASATVNQTVNLNLITQIFPDVEYHPDQFPGLVFRLKSPKTATLIFSSGKMVCTGAKSEDQSIKAVKSVVQKLKKGGIPIENEPSIEIQNIVASASLGGKIHLELAARVLPRSMYEPEQFPGLIHRMLDPKTVILLFASGKLVCTGAKKESEVYRAVQTLHTLLEDKGLMIYES